Proteins co-encoded in one Capsicum annuum cultivar UCD-10X-F1 chromosome 9, UCD10Xv1.1, whole genome shotgun sequence genomic window:
- the LOC107841108 gene encoding potassium channel AKT1 isoform X2, with protein sequence MSTWFLFDVISTIPSELAVKISPRPLRQYGLFNMLRLWRLRRVSALFARLEKDRNFNYFWVRCAKLVCVTLFAVHCAACFYYLIAAHYPDPSKTWIGASMDDFLNQSLWIRYITSIYWSITTLTTVGYGDLHPENTREMIFDIFYMLFNLGLTAYLIGNMTNLVVHGTSRTRKFRDTIQAASSFAQRNQLPARLQDQMLAHLCLKFRTDSEGLQQQETLESLPKAIRSSVSHFLFYSLVDKVYLFRGVSNDLLFQLVSEMKAEYFPPKEDVILQNEAPTDFYILVTGAVDLVVLKNGVEQVVGEVRTGDLCGEIGVLCYRPQLFTVRTKRLCQLLRMNRTTFLNIVQANVGDGTIIMNNLLQHLKEMKNPIMEGVLMETEHMLARGRMDLPLTLCFATLRGDDLLLHHLLKRGLDPNEADNNGRSPLHIAAAKGIENCVVLLLDFGADPNSRDSEGNVPLWEAIMGKREPVIQLLIDNGAKLSAGDVGHFACVAVEQNNLNLLKDIVRYGGDVTLPKMNGSSALHVAVCEGNIEIVKYLLDRGANIDQPDEHNWTPRDLAEQQGHEDIKELFESTSVMRTRSVDPIPEERGVRFLGRFKSEPAIFPASHGVSFLGLEGSSGRSRPRRRTNNFHNSLFGIMSAKQTNEHDMLLSRNESNVSATTTKTYAPRVTVCCPEKGDNGGKLILLPQSFKELLQIGSSRYGISQAKVVSKDGAEIDDIVLIRDGDRLVFVSDNDSNDEAKSSEL encoded by the exons ATGAGTACTTGGTTCTTATTCGATGTCATATCAACAATCCCTTCAGAACTTGCTGTCAAGATATCCCCAAGACCTTTACGTCAGTATGGATTATTCAATATGCTTCGTCTGTGGCGTCTACGAAGAGTTAGTGCATTGTTTGCCAG ATTGGAGAAAGATAGGAACTTCAATTACTTCTGGGTTCGATGTGCAAAGCTTGTTTGT GTCACTCTTTTTGCTGTTCATTGTGCCGCATGCTTTTATTATCTGATCGCGGCTCATTATCCCGATCCAAGCAAGACATGGATCGGAGCCTCTATGGATGACTTCCTTAATCAGAGCTTGTGGATTCGTTATATCACTTCTATTTATTGGTCGATAACTACTCTTACTACAGTTGGTTATGGTGATCTTCATCCAGAGAATACGCGGGAAATGATCTTTGATATCTTCTACATGCTCTTTAACTTGGGATTGACAGCATATTTGATAGGAAACATGACTAACTTAGTCGTGCACGGGACAAGTAGGACTAGAAAATTC AGAGACACAATTCAAGCTGCTTCGAGCTTTGCACAGAGGAACCAATTGCCCGCTCGCCTCCAAGATCAGATGCTTGCACACTTGTGCTTGAAGTTCAGAACAGACTCGGAGGGGCTGCAGCAACAAGAGACACTCGAGTCTCTTCCTAAAGCCATCCGTTCAAGCGTTTCACATTTTCTTTTCTACTCTTTAGTAGATAAGGTTTACTTGTTTCGTGGAGTATCAAACGATCTACTCTTCCAGCTG GTCTCCGAGATGAAGGCAGAATATTTTCCTCCCAAAGAGGACGTCATTTTGCAGAACGAAGCACCAACTGACTTCTATATTCTTGTAACAGGAGCTGTG gaTCTAGTGGTGCTTAAAAACGGAGTTGAACAG GTTGTTGGGGAGGTCAGAACTGGTGATCTTTGTGGTGAAATCGGGGTTCTTTGTTATAGGCCTCAACTATTTACAGTACGAACGAAGAGACTCTGCCAGCTACTACGTATGAATCGTACCACATTTCTGAATATCGTCCAGGCCAATGTTGGGGACGGGACTATAATCATGAATAATCTCCTTCAG CACTTGAAGGAAATGAAGAATCCGATAATGGAGGGAGTTCTAATGGAGACCGAGCACATGTTAGCTCGCGGTAGAATGGACTTGCCTCTCACCCTTTGCTTTGCAACACTTAGAGGTGACGACTTATTGCTGCATCACTTGTTGAAACGCGGTCTTGATCCAAATGAAGCAGATAACAACGGAAGATCTCCGTTG CATATTGCCGCGGCTAAAGGCATTGAGAACTGTGTGGTTCTTCTGCTCGATTTTGGGGCTGATCCCAACAGTAGAG ATTCAGAAGGCAATGTGCCATTGTGGGAGGCAATAATGGGGAAGCGCGAGCCTGTGATCCAGTTACTCATTGACAATGGTGCTAAACTATCAGCTGGTGATGTGGGGCATTTCGCCTGTGTTGCTGTTGAACAAAACAACTTGAATTTGCTCAAGGATATTGTCCGTTATGGCGGGGATGTCACGCTTCCCAAGATGAACGGTTCATCAGCGCTCCATGTTGCTGTTTGTGAAGGAAACATCGAAATAGTAAAGTACCTCTTGGATCGAGGGGCTAACATTGATCAACCAGACGAACATAATTGGACCCCCCGGGACCTTGCTGAGCAACAAGGACATGAAGACATCAAAGAACTCTTCGAATCCACGTCTGTGATGAGAACTAGATCAGTTGATCCTATCCCTGAGGAACGAGGGGTTAGGTTCCTTGGGAGGTTCAAAAGCGAGCCAGCAATCTTCCCTGCATCCCACGGAGTCTCATTTCTAGGATTAGAAGGTTCATCAGGGCGATCACGTCCCCGGCGTAGGACTAATAACTTCCACAACTCATTATTCGGGATAATGTCAGCAAAGCAGACCAACGAGCACGACATGCTTTTATCTAGAAACGAGTCTAATGTAAGTGCCACGACAACCAAGACTTACGCTCCCCGAGTGACAGTCTGCTGCCCCGAGAAAGGAGACAATGGGGGAAAACTCATTCTACTCCCACAGAGTTTTAAGGAGCTACTTCAAATTGGTTCTAGTAGATACGGAATCTCTCAGGCCAAAGTTGTAAGCAAAGATGGAGCTGAAATCGACGATATAGTGTTGATCAGAGATGGTGATCGTTTAGTTTTTGTTAGCGATAACGACAGCAATGATGAAGCTAAATCATCAGAATTGTAa
- the LOC107841108 gene encoding potassium channel AKT1 isoform X1: protein MGDNRGLGVLGVSMCGAAQEIEQLSRESSHYSLSTGILPSLGARSNRRVKLKRFIVSPYDRQYRLWETFLVVLVVYTAWVSPFEFGFLGKPAGPLAKTDNVVNGFFAIDIILTFFVAYLDRNTYLLVDDHKKIAWKYMSTWFLFDVISTIPSELAVKISPRPLRQYGLFNMLRLWRLRRVSALFARLEKDRNFNYFWVRCAKLVCVTLFAVHCAACFYYLIAAHYPDPSKTWIGASMDDFLNQSLWIRYITSIYWSITTLTTVGYGDLHPENTREMIFDIFYMLFNLGLTAYLIGNMTNLVVHGTSRTRKFRDTIQAASSFAQRNQLPARLQDQMLAHLCLKFRTDSEGLQQQETLESLPKAIRSSVSHFLFYSLVDKVYLFRGVSNDLLFQLVSEMKAEYFPPKEDVILQNEAPTDFYILVTGAVDLVVLKNGVEQVVGEVRTGDLCGEIGVLCYRPQLFTVRTKRLCQLLRMNRTTFLNIVQANVGDGTIIMNNLLQHLKEMKNPIMEGVLMETEHMLARGRMDLPLTLCFATLRGDDLLLHHLLKRGLDPNEADNNGRSPLHIAAAKGIENCVVLLLDFGADPNSRDSEGNVPLWEAIMGKREPVIQLLIDNGAKLSAGDVGHFACVAVEQNNLNLLKDIVRYGGDVTLPKMNGSSALHVAVCEGNIEIVKYLLDRGANIDQPDEHNWTPRDLAEQQGHEDIKELFESTSVMRTRSVDPIPEERGVRFLGRFKSEPAIFPASHGVSFLGLEGSSGRSRPRRRTNNFHNSLFGIMSAKQTNEHDMLLSRNESNVSATTTKTYAPRVTVCCPEKGDNGGKLILLPQSFKELLQIGSSRYGISQAKVVSKDGAEIDDIVLIRDGDRLVFVSDNDSNDEAKSSEL from the exons atGGGTGATAATAGAGGACTTGGTGTTTTAGGAGTTTCAATGTGTGGTGCAGCACAAGAAATTGAACAATTATCAAGAGAAAGTAGTCATTATAGTCTTTCTACTGGGATTTTACCATCACTTGGTGCTAGAAGTAATAGAAGAGTTAAGTTGAAAAGATTTATTGTATCACCATATGATCGTCAATACAG GTTATGGGAAACATTTCTAGTTGTGCTGGTTGTCTACACTGCTTGGGTGTCCCCGTTTGAGTTTGGTTTTCTAGGAAAACCAGCAGGACCGCTCGCCAAGACTGACAATGTTGTCAATGGATTCTTCGCGATTGATATCATTCTTACCTTCTTTGTAGCTTACTTGGATAGAAACACTTATCTACTTGTCGATGATCACAAAAAGATCGCGTGGAAGTACATGAGTACTTGGTTCTTATTCGATGTCATATCAACAATCCCTTCAGAACTTGCTGTCAAGATATCCCCAAGACCTTTACGTCAGTATGGATTATTCAATATGCTTCGTCTGTGGCGTCTACGAAGAGTTAGTGCATTGTTTGCCAG ATTGGAGAAAGATAGGAACTTCAATTACTTCTGGGTTCGATGTGCAAAGCTTGTTTGT GTCACTCTTTTTGCTGTTCATTGTGCCGCATGCTTTTATTATCTGATCGCGGCTCATTATCCCGATCCAAGCAAGACATGGATCGGAGCCTCTATGGATGACTTCCTTAATCAGAGCTTGTGGATTCGTTATATCACTTCTATTTATTGGTCGATAACTACTCTTACTACAGTTGGTTATGGTGATCTTCATCCAGAGAATACGCGGGAAATGATCTTTGATATCTTCTACATGCTCTTTAACTTGGGATTGACAGCATATTTGATAGGAAACATGACTAACTTAGTCGTGCACGGGACAAGTAGGACTAGAAAATTC AGAGACACAATTCAAGCTGCTTCGAGCTTTGCACAGAGGAACCAATTGCCCGCTCGCCTCCAAGATCAGATGCTTGCACACTTGTGCTTGAAGTTCAGAACAGACTCGGAGGGGCTGCAGCAACAAGAGACACTCGAGTCTCTTCCTAAAGCCATCCGTTCAAGCGTTTCACATTTTCTTTTCTACTCTTTAGTAGATAAGGTTTACTTGTTTCGTGGAGTATCAAACGATCTACTCTTCCAGCTG GTCTCCGAGATGAAGGCAGAATATTTTCCTCCCAAAGAGGACGTCATTTTGCAGAACGAAGCACCAACTGACTTCTATATTCTTGTAACAGGAGCTGTG gaTCTAGTGGTGCTTAAAAACGGAGTTGAACAG GTTGTTGGGGAGGTCAGAACTGGTGATCTTTGTGGTGAAATCGGGGTTCTTTGTTATAGGCCTCAACTATTTACAGTACGAACGAAGAGACTCTGCCAGCTACTACGTATGAATCGTACCACATTTCTGAATATCGTCCAGGCCAATGTTGGGGACGGGACTATAATCATGAATAATCTCCTTCAG CACTTGAAGGAAATGAAGAATCCGATAATGGAGGGAGTTCTAATGGAGACCGAGCACATGTTAGCTCGCGGTAGAATGGACTTGCCTCTCACCCTTTGCTTTGCAACACTTAGAGGTGACGACTTATTGCTGCATCACTTGTTGAAACGCGGTCTTGATCCAAATGAAGCAGATAACAACGGAAGATCTCCGTTG CATATTGCCGCGGCTAAAGGCATTGAGAACTGTGTGGTTCTTCTGCTCGATTTTGGGGCTGATCCCAACAGTAGAG ATTCAGAAGGCAATGTGCCATTGTGGGAGGCAATAATGGGGAAGCGCGAGCCTGTGATCCAGTTACTCATTGACAATGGTGCTAAACTATCAGCTGGTGATGTGGGGCATTTCGCCTGTGTTGCTGTTGAACAAAACAACTTGAATTTGCTCAAGGATATTGTCCGTTATGGCGGGGATGTCACGCTTCCCAAGATGAACGGTTCATCAGCGCTCCATGTTGCTGTTTGTGAAGGAAACATCGAAATAGTAAAGTACCTCTTGGATCGAGGGGCTAACATTGATCAACCAGACGAACATAATTGGACCCCCCGGGACCTTGCTGAGCAACAAGGACATGAAGACATCAAAGAACTCTTCGAATCCACGTCTGTGATGAGAACTAGATCAGTTGATCCTATCCCTGAGGAACGAGGGGTTAGGTTCCTTGGGAGGTTCAAAAGCGAGCCAGCAATCTTCCCTGCATCCCACGGAGTCTCATTTCTAGGATTAGAAGGTTCATCAGGGCGATCACGTCCCCGGCGTAGGACTAATAACTTCCACAACTCATTATTCGGGATAATGTCAGCAAAGCAGACCAACGAGCACGACATGCTTTTATCTAGAAACGAGTCTAATGTAAGTGCCACGACAACCAAGACTTACGCTCCCCGAGTGACAGTCTGCTGCCCCGAGAAAGGAGACAATGGGGGAAAACTCATTCTACTCCCACAGAGTTTTAAGGAGCTACTTCAAATTGGTTCTAGTAGATACGGAATCTCTCAGGCCAAAGTTGTAAGCAAAGATGGAGCTGAAATCGACGATATAGTGTTGATCAGAGATGGTGATCGTTTAGTTTTTGTTAGCGATAACGACAGCAATGATGAAGCTAAATCATCAGAATTGTAa